Genomic segment of Neoarius graeffei isolate fNeoGra1 chromosome 7, fNeoGra1.pri, whole genome shotgun sequence:
acgccactcttctctgtcgcgccctgggcgtcccagaactgtgtatctgccacagaggccgaggcctggatagaaatgagatctatgtcaggtaagacagcgctaaccatgcgatcagtagaaactaaagcgcaattaaagcctggaggcaggacaccggatgcggctgcagctttagcgactcgatcagcgaatgaattgccctttacttcaaatgagtcccctcttgtgtgcgcgcgtgtcttaacaatggccaacgtgcacggaaggagacaggcggtgattaaatcagtaacaagtgaagaatgagaaatgggcttaccgtcggctgtcgtaaacccccgagacgcccaaatgcggccgaagtcgtgcgccacgccgaaagcgtagcgtgagtcggtgtaaatagtaacgtctgtgtcttgagccaaaatacatgcgcgagtcaaagcatagagctccgcagcctgagcagaagaaaaaggcaaagaatgagcttcaacaatttcatcagggaggcgacagacagagtaaccacacaggaacacaccatccgcagggcgggaacaggaaccatctacaaaaagagaatcgcctgtagaaagaggggtggagtgtaagtctgggcggatgctagtctcaaaaacgatattagaaagacagtcatgtgagtcaaacgcaacatcgtcatcctgtgagttaagaagacgctgaagagcgtgggcgacagaatcaaacgacgaggagggcttaacagtgagatgctctgtggccaaaagaataaactcatagccagagcgacgctgagcagacaaatgctgagtgctaagattccgcagaatgtacacgacgtcatgtgaagtgtgtaaaatgagcggatgcgacaaaacaagtttttcagcgtccgtgaccatgagagcacacgcagcaacagccctaagacagccaggaagcccttgtgccacagcgtcaagagttttagacagaa
This window contains:
- the LOC132889064 gene encoding protein NYNRIN-like, with the protein product MAFLGLINYCRQWIPDCSIYDKCLRSAISHSDPLTQPLVWTEDMLTAFKALKQALCSAPALGLPNYRLPFHLYVCNQKGTASGVLAQEHGGGMRPCAFLSKTLDAVAQGLPGCLRAVAACALMVTDAEKLVLSHPLILHTSHDVVYILRNLSTQHLSAQRRSGYEFILLATEHLTVKPSSSFDSVAHALQRLLNSQDDDVAFDSHDCLSNIVFETSIRPDLHSTPLSTGDSLFVDGSCSRPADGVFLCGYSVCRLPDEIVEAHSLPFSSAQAAELYALTRACILAQDTDVTIYTDSRYAFGVAHDFGRIWASRGFTTADESCCDNS